The following proteins are encoded in a genomic region of Candidatus Leptovillus gracilis:
- the gatC gene encoding Asp-tRNA(Asn)/Glu-tRNA(Gln) amidotransferase subunit GatC yields the protein MTLTLQDVEKIAHLARLELTDAEKGQYLEQMTAVLDYAEMLNELNLEGVPPTAHAIAQQNVLRDDLVAPSLPIDEVLFNAPQQAQNQFLIQSVLEE from the coding sequence ATGACGTTGACCTTGCAAGACGTTGAAAAAATCGCCCATCTGGCGCGGCTGGAACTGACCGACGCGGAGAAAGGGCAATACCTGGAACAGATGACGGCCGTTTTGGACTACGCCGAGATGCTCAATGAGCTAAACCTGGAAGGCGTGCCGCCAACCGCCCACGCCATCGCCCAACAAAACGTGCTGCGCGACGACCTGGTTGCTCCTTCCCTGCCCATTGACGAAGTGTTGTTTAACGCCCCGCAGCAGGCGCAAAACCAGTTCCTTATCCAGTCGGTGTTAGAAGAGTAA
- the gatA gene encoding Asp-tRNA(Asn)/Glu-tRNA(Gln) amidotransferase subunit GatA — MIPTTLTEAQDALQRGAISSVALTQAMLDRIVALDNDVQSYLTITDEMALEQALAADARRAQGENGPLLGIPVAVKDIISVRGAPTTAGSKILDGFIPPYDAFVVQQLKEAGAVILGKTNTDEFAMGSSTENSAYFTTRNPWDIERVPGGSSGGSAAAVAAGMAYAALGTDTGGSVRQPASLCGIVGLRPTYGRLSRWGVVAFASSLDQVGQFGRTVADCAALFQATAGYDPRDSTSLDAPVPDYAAALTGDIRGLRVGVPAEYFIAGIDGEVETAVRAAIAKLEELGAEIQPISLPHTRYALPVYYLIAPAEASANLARYDGVRYGPRLAGADMIDTVKKTRALFGPEVKRRIMLGTYALSAGYYDEYYGRALKVRTLIKQDFLTAFAQVDVIACPTSPTTAFKIGERADDPLSMYLADIFTLSVNLSASCGLSVPCGFDSQGLPIGLQLIGNTLQEATILNAAFAYEQATAWHKQSPGLVNYSQED; from the coding sequence ATGATTCCAACGACTTTAACCGAAGCCCAAGACGCCTTGCAACGCGGCGCAATCAGCAGTGTGGCGCTGACCCAGGCCATGCTGGACCGCATTGTCGCCCTGGACAACGATGTGCAGAGCTATCTCACCATCACCGATGAGATGGCCCTGGAACAGGCGCTGGCCGCCGATGCGCGGCGCGCCCAGGGTGAAAATGGCCCGCTGTTGGGCATTCCGGTAGCCGTGAAGGATATCATCAGCGTGCGCGGCGCGCCGACCACGGCCGGCAGCAAAATTCTGGATGGCTTTATTCCGCCCTACGACGCTTTTGTGGTGCAACAATTGAAGGAAGCCGGCGCGGTCATCCTGGGCAAAACCAACACCGATGAATTTGCCATGGGGTCGTCCACCGAAAACTCGGCCTATTTTACAACCCGCAATCCGTGGGATATAGAGCGCGTGCCTGGCGGCAGCAGCGGCGGCAGCGCCGCGGCAGTGGCGGCGGGCATGGCCTACGCCGCTCTGGGCACAGACACGGGTGGCAGCGTGCGCCAACCGGCGTCGTTGTGCGGCATTGTCGGCTTAAGACCGACTTACGGCCGTCTCTCCCGCTGGGGGGTGGTGGCTTTTGCCTCGTCGCTGGACCAGGTGGGTCAGTTTGGCCGCACCGTCGCCGACTGCGCCGCCCTGTTCCAGGCGACCGCCGGTTATGACCCCCGCGACAGCACCTCGCTGGATGCGCCCGTGCCGGACTATGCAGCGGCGCTGACCGGCGATATTCGCGGCTTACGTGTGGGCGTGCCGGCCGAATATTTTATTGCCGGGATAGATGGGGAGGTGGAAACGGCCGTGCGCGCCGCCATCGCCAAATTGGAAGAACTGGGCGCGGAAATCCAGCCCATCAGCCTGCCCCATACCCGCTACGCCCTGCCCGTCTACTACCTCATCGCCCCCGCCGAGGCCAGCGCCAACCTGGCCCGCTACGACGGTGTGCGCTATGGCCCGCGCCTGGCCGGGGCCGACATGATTGACACGGTGAAGAAAACCCGCGCCCTCTTTGGCCCGGAGGTAAAGCGGCGCATCATGCTGGGCACGTATGCCCTGAGCGCGGGGTATTATGATGAATATTACGGCCGTGCGCTCAAAGTGCGCACCCTTATCAAACAAGACTTCCTCACCGCCTTTGCGCAGGTGGATGTGATCGCCTGCCCCACCAGCCCCACCACCGCCTTCAAAATCGGCGAACGGGCCGACGACCCGTTGAGCATGTATCTGGCGGATATTTTTACGCTGTCGGTGAACCTCAGTGCAAGCTGCGGCCTGAGTGTGCCCTGCGGTTTCGACAGCCAGGGGCTGCCCATCGGCTTGCAGCTTATCGGCAACACCTTGCAAGAAGCGACCATTTTGAACGCGGCGTTCGCTTATGAGCAGGCGACTGCGTGGCACAAACAGTCGCCCGGCTTGGTAAACTATTCGCAAGAGGATTGA
- a CDS encoding M50 family metallopeptidase, with protein MFTITSLFDIFAFLYVLRSAQLLVTLGRQWSTFRAGPLTAAKKGLAEQSAFFIAVPLSVFFHELAHALAVWSFGGQVLGFTYRFFWGAVNHVGSYTPAERWFIALAGTIGSLLFGLAVWLGLRRSQSAALNYFGLRAFRFQIYFSLLYYPLFSAVLPIGDWRVIYDFAATPLLSGITLVVHLAFLFFYWRYDRQGWFEAPSHETAVAQAQFDTLQRETAVQPQNTALQLQYIDALRRGGAPNRAATTLKRFLHANPHSALAYLEMAALEADKRRSVSKQAGQYAEKALQLGLTEPQQIAMANQMIAGYQLEMGQGVMAVQHYNQAIAALQNTAWAAPNSSPDPYLLANLYRSRSLAHRRQQQYDLAFQDLQQAMAMAKQLGDDHLLAAYQDDLAILENHAGRALMNQT; from the coding sequence ATGTTTACCATAACGAGCCTGTTTGACATTTTTGCCTTTTTGTATGTGCTGCGCAGCGCCCAATTGTTGGTGACGCTGGGGCGGCAGTGGTCTACCTTTCGCGCCGGCCCTCTGACCGCCGCCAAGAAAGGATTGGCCGAGCAGTCTGCCTTCTTTATTGCCGTTCCCCTCTCCGTTTTTTTTCATGAATTGGCCCACGCCCTGGCTGTGTGGTCTTTTGGCGGGCAGGTTTTAGGATTTACCTATCGGTTCTTCTGGGGCGCAGTGAACCACGTGGGCAGCTATACGCCGGCCGAGCGCTGGTTTATTGCCCTGGCCGGAACCATTGGCTCGTTGTTGTTTGGCCTGGCAGTCTGGTTGGGCCTGCGTCGCAGCCAATCGGCGGCCCTGAACTACTTTGGTCTGCGCGCTTTTCGTTTCCAGATTTATTTTTCGCTGCTGTATTACCCGCTGTTTTCGGCTGTTTTGCCCATTGGCGACTGGCGGGTGATTTATGATTTTGCCGCCACGCCTCTCTTAAGTGGGATCACGCTGGTTGTCCACCTGGCTTTCCTGTTCTTCTACTGGCGTTATGATCGGCAGGGCTGGTTTGAAGCGCCCAGCCACGAAACGGCCGTTGCCCAAGCGCAATTCGACACGCTGCAGCGGGAAACGGCCGTGCAGCCACAAAACACCGCCCTCCAACTGCAATACATAGATGCCCTACGCCGCGGCGGCGCGCCCAACCGGGCGGCTACCACCCTCAAACGTTTTTTACACGCCAATCCTCATTCCGCCCTGGCCTATCTGGAAATGGCCGCCTTAGAGGCCGATAAACGCCGCTCCGTCTCCAAACAGGCGGGGCAATACGCCGAAAAAGCGCTGCAACTCGGCCTGACCGAGCCGCAGCAAATCGCTATGGCGAACCAGATGATTGCCGGCTATCAGTTGGAAATGGGGCAAGGGGTAATGGCCGTACAGCATTACAACCAGGCCATTGCCGCCCTGCAAAACACCGCCTGGGCCGCCCCAAACTCGTCACCCGATCCGTACCTGTTGGCAAATTTATACCGTTCGCGCAGCCTGGCCCACCGGCGGCAGCAGCAGTATGACCTGGCTTTCCAGGATTTACAGCAAGCGATGGCTATGGCTAAACAGCTTGGCGATGATCACCTCCTGGCAGCGTATCAGGACGATTTAGCCATTCTGGAAAATCATGCCGGCCGTGCGCTGATGAACCAGACCTGA
- a CDS encoding cyclic nucleotide-binding domain-containing protein, whose protein sequence is MTDKVEFLRQLAIFEHLDEDQLEDLALICHEYEFDAGAAIAYQRDVVNSMYILRSGRLYAQQMDENGVVRSSKQHFPGDYFGDVWLFVPQTHPHTVTAAQDGRLLIINGRDFLAYLIQHPDALSNLAPQLDDEGNVVGGLSEAAWTEALKIEGRADSKSTAVGLLPDELVEYQARRSLWHLLVRLFWPMVVLLLAPTITFALLTTVVSTTIAASIAVVVTLIALVFVGFRLLDWSNDYFVITNKHLIHREFELKSFRITVSKIPIKQVQSVEILKPTLIANLFKIGSARVTTAAQKGVILFDNIDSPTQVQETLNRLTSRVRSMDAGEAQTTMRASVERHFNTPPAYRPVTDEEEEDVVARLATPTADLTVWERLKKWSAWRVEEGNVITYRKHIFVLLAGVWLPAIAGFVLIGIGFALGHYTPISDRWLVLIFGFLALLNLGWFIWNFEDWRNDTFQVSDRFVIDIDRKPFGFGISRKQAPIARVQNVNAERPGLLPTLFNYGYVYVDTAGVDTDITFERVPKPSLIQADIFHKLELYEEQQRRQSGADRREEYAVLLDVYRQAIEQERIPKRTPRPGEYVQVNDAGSPT, encoded by the coding sequence GTGACTGATAAAGTGGAATTTTTGCGGCAGTTAGCCATTTTTGAACACCTGGACGAAGACCAGCTTGAAGACCTGGCGTTGATTTGCCACGAGTATGAGTTCGACGCCGGGGCGGCGATTGCCTATCAGCGTGATGTGGTGAACAGCATGTATATTCTGCGCAGCGGCCGTCTGTATGCCCAACAGATGGATGAAAATGGTGTCGTGCGCAGTTCTAAGCAGCACTTTCCCGGCGATTATTTTGGCGATGTGTGGCTGTTTGTGCCCCAGACCCATCCTCATACAGTAACGGCCGCGCAAGACGGCCGTTTGCTCATCATCAACGGGCGCGACTTCCTGGCTTACCTGATCCAACACCCAGACGCACTGTCCAACCTGGCCCCGCAGTTAGACGACGAGGGCAATGTGGTTGGTGGCCTATCGGAAGCAGCCTGGACCGAGGCGCTGAAAATTGAAGGGCGGGCCGACAGCAAGAGTACGGCCGTCGGCTTGCTGCCCGATGAATTGGTAGAATACCAGGCCCGGCGCAGCCTGTGGCACCTCCTGGTGCGCCTCTTTTGGCCGATGGTGGTTCTGCTGCTCGCCCCCACCATCACCTTCGCCTTGCTCACAACCGTCGTCTCTACGACGATTGCGGCCAGCATCGCCGTGGTGGTGACATTGATCGCCCTGGTCTTCGTCGGCTTCCGTCTGCTCGATTGGTCCAACGATTACTTTGTGATCACCAATAAACACCTCATCCACCGCGAATTTGAACTGAAATCGTTCCGTATCACCGTCAGCAAAATCCCCATCAAGCAAGTCCAAAGCGTTGAGATTCTTAAGCCCACCCTCATTGCCAACCTATTTAAGATTGGCTCGGCCAGAGTGACCACGGCCGCACAAAAGGGGGTTATTCTTTTCGACAATATAGACAGCCCCACCCAGGTACAAGAAACCCTGAATCGCCTTACCTCCCGCGTGCGCAGCATGGACGCTGGCGAAGCCCAGACCACCATGCGCGCGTCCGTGGAAAGGCACTTCAACACCCCACCGGCTTATCGCCCCGTTACTGACGAAGAGGAAGAAGATGTTGTGGCGCGGCTGGCGACACCGACCGCCGACCTGACTGTCTGGGAAAGATTGAAAAAATGGTCCGCCTGGCGCGTCGAAGAAGGCAATGTTATCACCTATCGTAAGCACATCTTCGTTTTGTTAGCTGGCGTGTGGCTGCCAGCGATTGCCGGTTTCGTCCTCATTGGTATTGGGTTTGCCCTGGGTCATTATACGCCCATCAGCGACCGCTGGCTGGTGCTTATCTTTGGTTTTTTGGCTCTGCTAAACCTGGGCTGGTTCATCTGGAATTTTGAAGATTGGCGCAACGACACTTTCCAGGTATCAGACCGCTTTGTGATTGATATTGATCGTAAGCCTTTCGGGTTTGGCATAAGCCGCAAACAAGCGCCGATTGCCCGCGTACAAAACGTGAATGCCGAACGTCCGGGACTGCTGCCAACCCTCTTCAACTATGGCTATGTGTATGTGGATACGGCTGGTGTGGATACAGACATCACCTTCGAGAGAGTACCCAAACCCAGTCTGATTCAGGCCGACATTTTCCATAAGCTAGAGCTGTATGAAGAGCAGCAGCGGCGGCAAAGCGGCGCAGACCGGCGGGAAGAATATGCTGTGCTGTTAGACGTGTATCGGCAAGCCATAGAGCAAGAACGTATCCCCAAGCGCACCCCTCGCCCCGGTGAATATGTCCAGGTAAACGATGCTGGCAGCCCAACCTGA
- the def gene encoding peptide deformylase: MSTLNIVKLPDKILRQKTRPVTKFDGELQQLIENMFETMRQANGVGLAAPQINRDLQLTVIETPPKQDAAGQDIPDSRQTFVIINPEIVWRSRSVVDGVEGCLSIPGYVGEVDRHESIRVRAQDRHGKKIKLRLNGWTARIFQHEIDHLNGVLYIDKLTAPENFWTEEEFQQRFENGEEETAAQSPV; encoded by the coding sequence ATGAGTACATTGAACATTGTTAAATTACCTGACAAAATTTTGCGCCAGAAAACCCGGCCAGTAACCAAATTCGACGGCGAATTGCAGCAGCTCATCGAAAATATGTTTGAAACGATGCGCCAGGCCAACGGCGTGGGACTGGCTGCCCCGCAGATTAACCGCGATTTACAGCTCACTGTCATTGAGACCCCACCTAAACAAGACGCCGCCGGGCAAGACATCCCTGATTCGCGCCAGACGTTTGTGATTATCAACCCGGAAATTGTTTGGCGGTCGCGTTCGGTGGTGGATGGTGTGGAAGGCTGCCTCTCGATTCCTGGTTATGTGGGCGAAGTGGACCGGCACGAATCTATTCGCGTGCGTGCCCAAGACCGGCATGGCAAAAAGATTAAGCTGCGCCTGAACGGTTGGACGGCGCGCATTTTTCAGCACGAAATTGACCATTTGAATGGCGTTCTTTACATTGATAAGCTGACAGCCCCAGAAAACTTCTGGACTGAGGAAGAGTTCCAGCAGCGGTTTGAGAACGGCGAAGAGGAAACGGCCGCGCAGTCGCCTGTTTAA